The following proteins come from a genomic window of Hymenobacter canadensis:
- a CDS encoding NAD-dependent epimerase/dehydratase family protein: MTTSSTSATTPGDTILVIGAGGQLGLELTHELRQMYGASNVVAADVRAPQDAETTQAGPFELLDVLDKNRLEDVMRQYKPTQVYHLAALLSATAEKNPKFGWQLNMDGLFHVLDAAVDLGVRQVYWPSSIAVFGPDTPRDNTPQLTIMNPNTVYGISKLAGEQWCEWYFRKHGLDVRSLRYPGLIGYKSLPGGGTTDYAVDIYHKAVAGENFECFLSEDTYLPMMYMPDALKATLDLMHAPADNIKVRSSYNLGAMSFSPKEITASIQRHYPEFQVSYKPDARQQIADSWPASIDDSQARQDWNWQPQFTLDKMTDDMLLHLKEAVVLK, encoded by the coding sequence ATGACTACATCCAGCACTTCCGCCACCACCCCCGGCGACACCATCCTCGTTATCGGCGCCGGCGGACAGCTGGGCCTGGAGCTCACCCACGAGCTGCGCCAGATGTACGGCGCCTCCAACGTAGTGGCCGCCGATGTGCGCGCCCCTCAGGATGCCGAAACCACTCAGGCCGGCCCCTTCGAGCTGCTGGATGTGCTGGATAAGAACCGCCTGGAAGACGTGATGCGCCAGTACAAGCCCACGCAGGTGTACCACTTGGCGGCGCTGCTGTCGGCCACAGCCGAGAAGAACCCCAAGTTTGGCTGGCAGCTGAACATGGACGGCCTGTTTCACGTGCTGGATGCGGCCGTGGACCTGGGCGTGCGGCAGGTGTACTGGCCCAGCAGCATTGCCGTGTTCGGCCCCGATACTCCGCGCGACAACACGCCCCAGCTCACTATCATGAACCCCAACACGGTGTACGGCATCAGCAAGCTGGCCGGGGAGCAGTGGTGCGAGTGGTACTTCCGCAAGCACGGCCTGGATGTGCGCAGCCTGCGCTACCCCGGCCTCATCGGCTACAAAAGCCTGCCCGGCGGCGGCACTACCGACTACGCCGTGGACATCTACCACAAGGCCGTGGCCGGCGAGAACTTCGAGTGCTTCCTGAGCGAGGATACCTACCTGCCCATGATGTACATGCCCGACGCGTTGAAGGCCACCCTCGACCTGATGCACGCCCCCGCCGATAACATCAAAGTGCGCAGCTCCTACAACCTGGGGGCTATGAGCTTCAGCCCGAAGGAAATTACGGCCAGCATCCAGCGTCACTACCCCGAGTTCCAAGTGTCGTACAAGCCCGACGCCCGCCAGCAGATTGCCGATTCCTGGCCCGCCAGCATCGACGACAGCCAAGCCCGCCAGGACTGGAACTGGCAGCCCCAGTTCACGCTGGACAAGATGACCGACGACATGCTGCTACACCTGAAAGAGGCCGTGGTGCTGAAGTAG
- the cdaA gene encoding diadenylate cyclase CdaA — protein MIGSFSIGFLRIGWIDVVDVLLVTVLFYQLYKLLTGSVALKIFLGFMSIYLFYLVVKAAGMELLTSILGQFMSVGVLAGIILFQQEIRRFLLNIGKATAFERMRIFPWRREPDDAERLNVTPFVEAAKSLAGKQTGALIAFSLASDLKPFADTGDLLDAAVSKRLLLSIFNKTSPLHDGAVIISRGRIKAARCILPVSENPDVPAALGLRHRAAIGLTEVTDAVVLVVSEETGQISLVRGGEVFRNLAPADLRARLNEFLFDAAPKPAAATGTTAAEVAA, from the coding sequence GTGATTGGCTCCTTCTCCATCGGCTTCCTGCGCATTGGCTGGATCGACGTCGTGGACGTGCTGCTGGTCACGGTGCTGTTTTATCAGCTCTACAAGCTGCTGACGGGCAGCGTCGCGCTGAAAATTTTCCTGGGCTTCATGTCCATCTACCTGTTTTATCTGGTAGTGAAGGCGGCCGGCATGGAGCTGCTGACCAGCATTCTGGGGCAGTTTATGAGCGTGGGCGTGCTGGCCGGCATCATCCTGTTTCAGCAGGAAATCCGGCGGTTTCTGCTCAATATCGGCAAGGCCACGGCCTTCGAGCGGATGCGCATATTTCCGTGGCGCCGTGAGCCCGACGATGCCGAGCGCCTCAACGTCACGCCCTTCGTGGAAGCCGCCAAGAGCCTGGCCGGCAAGCAGACCGGCGCGCTCATCGCCTTCAGCCTCGCCTCCGACCTCAAGCCCTTCGCCGACACCGGCGACCTGCTCGACGCAGCCGTGAGCAAGCGGCTGCTGCTGAGCATCTTCAACAAAACCAGCCCCCTGCACGATGGCGCCGTCATTATCAGCCGGGGCCGCATCAAGGCGGCGCGCTGCATTCTGCCCGTGAGCGAAAACCCCGACGTGCCCGCCGCCCTGGGTTTGCGCCACCGCGCCGCCATCGGCCTGACGGAAGTGACCGATGCCGTGGTGCTGGTGGTGAGCGAGGAAACCGGCCAGATTTCGCTGGTGCGCGGTGGCGAGGTCTTCCGCAACCTGGCTCCCGCCGACCTGCGCGCCCGCCTCAACGAATTCCTATTCGACGCAGCGCCCAAACCGGCTGCCGCAACTGGCACCACAGCGGCGGAGGTGGCAGCGTAG
- the folP gene encoding dihydropteroate synthase: protein MLQAPQDTCFPAAQTLRCPGGRLLDLRRPQVMGILNLTPDSFFEGSRIETETDLLRRAETMLTAGAAVLDLGGYSSRPGAEHISEDEEKRRLMPAVAAVHRAFPEALLSVDTFRAGVAAEAVAAGAAILNDISGGTLDADMLPTAGRLGVPYILMHLRGTPQTMTQHTHYEGDLVLELVRYFRDKLAVLRQHGVTDVVLDPGFGFAKTPAQSHELLRRLPELRVLGLPVLAGLSRKSMVYKPLGLTPDAALTGTVAVNTLALLNGARLLRVHDVAEAVQTVQLVSNTFPPFSS, encoded by the coding sequence ATGCTCCAGGCCCCGCAAGATACGTGTTTCCCCGCTGCGCAAACCCTGCGCTGCCCCGGTGGGCGCCTGCTCGATCTGCGCCGGCCGCAGGTGATGGGCATCCTCAACCTCACCCCTGATTCGTTCTTTGAGGGCAGTCGCATCGAAACCGAAACTGACCTGCTGCGCCGCGCCGAAACCATGCTCACGGCCGGCGCGGCCGTGCTCGATCTGGGCGGCTACTCCTCGCGCCCCGGCGCCGAGCACATTTCGGAAGACGAGGAAAAGCGCCGCCTGATGCCCGCCGTGGCGGCCGTGCACCGCGCCTTCCCCGAGGCCCTGCTGTCGGTGGACACGTTCCGGGCCGGCGTGGCGGCCGAGGCTGTAGCGGCCGGCGCGGCCATCCTTAACGACATCAGCGGCGGCACGCTCGATGCCGATATGCTGCCCACCGCCGGCCGGCTGGGCGTGCCCTACATCCTGATGCACCTGCGCGGCACGCCCCAGACAATGACCCAGCACACCCACTACGAGGGCGACCTGGTGCTGGAGCTGGTGCGCTACTTCCGCGACAAGCTGGCCGTGCTGCGCCAGCACGGCGTCACGGACGTGGTGCTCGACCCCGGCTTCGGCTTCGCCAAAACCCCGGCCCAGAGCCACGAGCTGCTGCGCCGCCTGCCCGAGCTGCGGGTGCTGGGGCTGCCCGTACTGGCGGGCCTCTCCCGCAAAAGCATGGTGTATAAGCCGCTGGGCCTCACGCCCGACGCTGCCCTCACGGGCACGGTGGCCGTGAACACGCTGGCCCTGCTCAACGGGGCCCGGCTGCTGCGCGTACACGACGTGGCCGAAGCCGTGCAGACCGTGCAGCTCGTTTCCAACACCTTTCCCCCGTTTTCGTCGTGA
- a CDS encoding BT_3928 family protein: protein MKLVTKVCWLLLGALFIFSGLIKLNDPVGTALKLEEYFEVFAEDFGSFFLFFKDYARTMSIVLSSLEVVLGVALLLRWMLRKTLWVLLALLVFFGFLTFYSAAFNKVTDCGCFGDFIKLTPWQSFSKDVVLLGLWAVVFFNQRFLRYSFAKGQLGVMYITLASAVAIGIGVRALGHLPYFDFLPYKVGNNIGQLMKPQEQARYQYVMERNGETKTFDQYPTDSTWKYKSMESLNPEASKALITDFEVSDADGNSYTQELLQGNKLVLIVQNTNKTDRERFKVINALMEAAGKSRRNIKAVTITSTSPPKFDSFRHDVNLPGLFYFADATVLKSMIRSNPGLIVLQDGVVKAKYHYHDIPDLYKVEKLF, encoded by the coding sequence ATGAAACTTGTCACGAAAGTCTGCTGGCTGCTGCTGGGGGCGCTGTTCATTTTCTCCGGGCTCATCAAGCTCAACGACCCGGTGGGCACGGCCCTGAAGCTGGAAGAATACTTCGAGGTGTTTGCCGAGGACTTCGGCAGCTTTTTCCTGTTTTTCAAGGACTACGCCCGGACGATGAGCATCGTGCTTAGCTCGCTGGAAGTGGTGCTGGGTGTGGCGCTGCTGCTCCGTTGGATGCTGCGCAAAACGCTGTGGGTGCTGCTGGCTTTGCTGGTGTTCTTCGGCTTCCTCACGTTCTACTCGGCGGCCTTCAACAAGGTCACGGACTGCGGCTGCTTCGGCGACTTCATCAAGCTCACGCCCTGGCAGTCGTTTAGCAAGGATGTGGTGCTGCTGGGGCTGTGGGCCGTGGTGTTCTTCAACCAGCGCTTTCTGCGCTACAGCTTTGCCAAGGGCCAGCTGGGCGTGATGTACATCACGCTGGCCTCGGCCGTGGCCATCGGCATTGGGGTGCGGGCCCTGGGCCACCTGCCGTATTTCGACTTCCTGCCCTACAAGGTCGGCAACAACATCGGGCAGCTGATGAAGCCGCAGGAGCAGGCGCGCTACCAGTACGTGATGGAGCGCAACGGCGAAACCAAGACCTTCGACCAGTACCCCACCGACTCGACGTGGAAGTACAAGAGCATGGAGTCGCTGAATCCGGAGGCCTCCAAGGCGCTGATCACTGATTTCGAGGTGTCGGATGCCGATGGCAACTCTTACACGCAGGAGTTGCTGCAGGGCAACAAGCTGGTGCTCATCGTGCAGAACACCAATAAGACCGACCGGGAGCGGTTCAAAGTCATCAACGCGCTGATGGAAGCCGCCGGCAAGTCGCGCCGCAATATCAAGGCTGTCACCATCACCAGCACCAGCCCTCCCAAGTTCGACTCGTTTCGCCACGACGTGAACCTGCCCGGGCTATTCTACTTCGCCGACGCCACCGTGCTCAAGTCCATGATCCGCTCCAATCCCGGCCTGATAGTGCTGCAGGACGGCGTAGTGAAGGCCAAATACCACTACCACGACATTCCGGACCTGTATAAGGTCGAGAAGCTGTTTTAA
- the kbl gene encoding glycine C-acetyltransferase, which yields MYTTLQPDLQQQLQEIKDAGLYKKERVITSPQGAEIETAEAGEVLNFCANNYLGLSSHPEVIKAAKEAIDSHGYGLSSVRFICGTQDIHKQLEAKLAEFLGTEDTILYAAAFDANGGVFEPLFNEQDAIISDALNHASIIDGVRLCKAQRYRYAHNDMADLEKQLQDAHAKGSRHRIIVTDGSFSMDGTIARLDAICDLADKYQALVMVDECHSTGFLGKTGRGTHEMRGVMGRVDIITGTLGKALGGAMGGFTTGRKEIIDMLRQRSRPYLFSNTLAPAIVGASLRVLELLTESTQLRDQLEENTTYFREKMTAAGFDIKPGEHPIVPVMLYDARLAQEFAAQMLEKGIYVVGFYFPVVPKGQARIRVQLSAAHTRAQLDKAIAAFIEVGTALEVLK from the coding sequence ATGTACACCACCCTCCAGCCCGATCTTCAGCAGCAGCTTCAGGAAATCAAAGACGCCGGCCTCTACAAAAAGGAGCGGGTGATTACCTCGCCTCAGGGCGCCGAAATTGAAACCGCCGAGGCGGGTGAGGTGCTGAATTTCTGCGCCAACAACTACCTGGGCCTGTCCTCGCATCCCGAAGTCATCAAGGCCGCCAAAGAGGCCATCGACTCGCACGGCTACGGCTTGTCGTCGGTGCGCTTTATCTGCGGCACCCAGGATATCCACAAGCAGCTCGAAGCCAAGCTGGCTGAGTTCCTGGGCACCGAGGACACCATCCTCTACGCCGCGGCCTTCGATGCCAACGGCGGCGTGTTCGAGCCGTTGTTCAACGAGCAGGACGCCATTATCAGCGACGCTCTCAACCACGCCTCGATCATCGATGGCGTGCGTTTGTGCAAGGCCCAGCGCTACCGCTACGCCCACAACGACATGGCTGACCTGGAAAAGCAGCTCCAGGACGCCCACGCCAAAGGCAGCCGCCACCGCATCATCGTCACCGACGGCTCGTTCTCGATGGACGGCACCATTGCCCGCCTGGATGCCATCTGCGACCTAGCCGACAAGTACCAGGCCCTGGTGATGGTGGACGAGTGCCACAGCACCGGTTTCCTGGGCAAAACCGGCCGCGGCACCCACGAAATGCGGGGCGTCATGGGCCGCGTCGACATCATCACGGGCACGCTGGGCAAGGCGCTGGGCGGGGCCATGGGCGGCTTCACCACGGGCCGCAAAGAAATCATCGACATGCTGCGCCAGCGCAGCCGCCCGTATCTGTTCAGCAACACCCTCGCGCCCGCCATTGTCGGCGCCAGCCTGCGGGTACTGGAGCTGCTCACCGAAAGCACCCAGCTCCGCGACCAGCTCGAGGAAAACACCACATACTTCCGCGAGAAGATGACGGCTGCCGGCTTCGACATCAAGCCCGGCGAGCACCCCATCGTGCCGGTCATGCTCTATGATGCCCGTCTGGCCCAGGAATTCGCGGCTCAGATGCTGGAAAAGGGAATTTACGTGGTGGGGTTCTACTTCCCGGTGGTGCCCAAAGGCCAGGCCCGCATCCGGGTGCAGCTCTCCGCCGCCCACACCCGCGCCCAGCTCGACAAAGCCATTGCCGCCTTCATTGAGGTAGGCACCGCGCTGGAAGTGCTGAAGTAA
- a CDS encoding shikimate kinase, with the protein MMPEPELQRLYLIGMPGAGKTTLGRGLAVAYELPFLDLDEEIVRREGRSVADIFAAEGEDYFREREAAILREVQQQPGRFVLATGGGTPCFHHNLEALLADGPVLYLDVPAPELAARILAAAVQRPLLAGLPDREALISRLDETLRHRTRFYDRAPLRCSAAACTVENVRRLLGRYLSLA; encoded by the coding sequence ATGATGCCTGAACCTGAGTTGCAGCGGCTGTATCTGATTGGGATGCCCGGCGCCGGCAAAACCACGCTGGGCCGCGGCCTGGCCGTAGCCTATGAACTGCCGTTTCTTGACCTTGACGAGGAGATTGTGCGCCGGGAGGGACGCAGCGTGGCCGATATTTTCGCGGCCGAGGGCGAGGACTATTTCCGGGAGCGGGAGGCCGCCATCCTGCGGGAGGTGCAGCAGCAGCCCGGCCGCTTCGTGCTGGCCACCGGCGGCGGTACGCCTTGCTTCCACCACAACCTGGAGGCCCTGCTCGCCGACGGGCCGGTGCTGTATCTGGACGTGCCCGCCCCGGAGCTGGCGGCGCGCATACTGGCGGCGGCGGTGCAGCGCCCCCTGCTGGCTGGCCTGCCCGACCGCGAAGCCCTGATTAGCCGCCTGGATGAAACCTTGCGCCACCGAACGAGGTTTTACGACCGCGCACCGTTGCGCTGCAGCGCGGCCGCCTGCACCGTCGAGAACGTCCGGCGGTTGCTGGGCCGGTACCTGTCGCTGGCCTAG
- a CDS encoding DUF1599 domain-containing protein, whose product MENQTQHEYDQVIAQCRALFVAKTHDYGTAWRIMRLPSITDQIYIKAQRIRSIQEKGRQLVEDGVDGEFVAIINYCVMALMQLRLPADAPLELEPAAVAAAYDEQTAENRRLLFAKNHDYGEAWRQMRIESITDIILMKLHRTKQIEDLAGATRVSEGVEANYRDMLNYAVFVLIKKGAAQSS is encoded by the coding sequence TTGGAGAATCAAACCCAGCACGAGTACGACCAGGTGATTGCGCAGTGCCGCGCCCTGTTTGTGGCCAAGACGCACGACTACGGCACGGCTTGGCGCATCATGCGCCTGCCCAGCATCACCGACCAGATTTATATCAAGGCCCAGCGCATCCGCAGCATTCAGGAGAAGGGCCGCCAGCTGGTCGAGGACGGCGTGGACGGCGAGTTTGTGGCCATTATCAACTACTGCGTGATGGCGCTGATGCAACTGCGCCTGCCCGCCGACGCGCCGCTGGAGCTGGAGCCCGCCGCCGTGGCCGCCGCCTACGACGAGCAGACCGCCGAAAACCGCCGCCTGCTGTTTGCCAAAAACCACGACTACGGCGAGGCCTGGCGCCAGATGCGCATCGAAAGCATCACCGACATCATCCTGATGAAACTGCACCGCACCAAGCAGATCGAGGACCTGGCCGGCGCCACGCGCGTGTCGGAAGGGGTGGAGGCCAACTACCGCGACATGCTCAACTACGCGGTATTTGTGCTGATTAAGAAGGGCGCTGCGCAGAGTAGCTGA
- a CDS encoding patatin-like phospholipase family protein: MRYRFLLFWLLGSLPALAQPAAQPAARPVYRNLVMEGGGIRGVAYGGALEELERQGVLAGLQRVGGTSAGAIQAALLAVGYSPREIIDVVNNTPIQRFNDGRFLFFGGSHRLTKQFGWYRGDALTEHLMQLVARKTGNPNLTLAELHQLTQQQPGRYLDLYTTGTNLTQQRVQVFSHETDPTLRVADAVRISMSIPLYFRAVLLDARGNVIQGKPEKGQPVQVLVDGGLLANYPVELFDYPRYLPAQLSASTKPDAEGRVYNPETLGMRLDRAEQIACDTLPTGRQQLAPYDINGFGSYIGALYNLTEETLNPTRAQDWPRTVSINTEGFAPKIKRMPDADKQRLMASGRRGVQAFFAR, translated from the coding sequence ATGCGCTACCGATTCCTGTTATTCTGGCTGCTTGGCAGCCTGCCCGCGCTGGCCCAGCCCGCGGCTCAGCCGGCGGCCCGGCCCGTGTACCGCAACCTGGTGATGGAAGGCGGCGGCATCCGGGGCGTGGCCTACGGCGGGGCGCTGGAGGAGCTGGAGCGGCAGGGCGTGCTGGCGGGCTTGCAGCGGGTGGGCGGCACCTCGGCCGGGGCCATTCAGGCGGCGCTGCTGGCCGTGGGCTACTCGCCCCGCGAAATCATCGACGTGGTGAACAACACGCCCATTCAGCGCTTCAACGACGGCCGTTTCCTGTTTTTCGGGGGTAGCCACCGCCTCACCAAGCAGTTCGGCTGGTACCGTGGCGACGCCCTCACCGAACACCTGATGCAGCTGGTAGCCCGCAAAACCGGCAACCCCAATCTCACGCTGGCCGAGCTGCACCAGCTAACCCAGCAGCAGCCCGGCCGCTACCTCGACCTCTACACCACCGGCACCAACCTCACCCAGCAGCGGGTGCAGGTGTTCAGCCATGAAACCGACCCCACCCTGCGCGTGGCCGATGCCGTGCGCATCAGCATGAGCATCCCGCTTTATTTCCGGGCCGTGCTGCTCGATGCCCGCGGCAACGTCATTCAGGGCAAGCCCGAGAAAGGCCAGCCCGTGCAGGTGCTGGTAGATGGCGGCCTGCTGGCTAACTACCCCGTGGAGCTGTTCGACTACCCGCGCTACCTGCCCGCGCAGCTTTCCGCCTCCACCAAGCCCGACGCCGAAGGCCGCGTGTACAACCCCGAAACCCTGGGCATGCGCCTGGATCGGGCCGAGCAGATTGCCTGCGACACGCTGCCCACCGGCCGCCAGCAGCTGGCCCCTTACGATATCAACGGCTTCGGCAGCTACATCGGGGCCCTCTACAACCTCACCGAGGAAACCCTCAACCCCACCCGCGCCCAGGACTGGCCCCGTACCGTCAGCATCAACACTGAAGGCTTCGCCCCCAAAATCAAGCGCATGCCCGACGCCGACAAGCAGCGCCTGATGGCCAGCGGCCGACGCGGCGTGCAGGCGTTTTTTGCGCGGTAG
- a CDS encoding ABC transporter permease, translating to MLTFLLRRLGHGLLILAGVALTVFFLFQVLPGDPVALLAGQRSDAATRAAIAADLGLDKPLPAQLLGYLNDVSPVGVHPRDSAGTAKYGGLTLLPLGERAVVLKTPYLRRSFQSNKEVLTILLDHFTGTLWLALAAMLLAAVLGITFGVVAALKPHTWLDRLLITTSVLGISVPSFVAAILIAITFGFYWSRWTGLNLTGQLFETDAFTGRHLVLRNLLLPAFALGIRPLAVITQLTRSSMLDVLGQDYIRTARAKGLSGYRTVVGHALKNALNPVVTAVSGWLASLMAGAFFIEYIFNWKGLGTVTLRAVENLDFPVVMGATIFIAALFVVVNIAVDMLYAVLDPRVKLTS from the coding sequence ATGCTCACCTTCCTTCTGCGCCGGCTGGGGCATGGCCTGCTAATATTGGCGGGCGTGGCTCTCACGGTGTTTTTCCTGTTTCAGGTGCTGCCCGGCGACCCGGTGGCCCTGCTGGCCGGCCAGCGCTCCGACGCCGCCACCCGCGCCGCCATTGCCGCCGACCTCGGCCTTGATAAGCCCTTGCCCGCGCAGCTGCTCGGCTACCTCAACGACGTGTCGCCGGTGGGCGTGCACCCGCGCGACTCGGCGGGTACGGCCAAGTATGGCGGCCTCACGCTGCTGCCGCTGGGCGAGCGGGCTGTGGTGCTGAAAACGCCCTACTTGCGGCGCTCTTTCCAAAGTAACAAAGAGGTGCTTACCATCCTGCTCGACCATTTCACAGGCACGCTGTGGCTGGCGCTGGCTGCCATGCTGCTGGCGGCGGTGCTGGGCATTACGTTCGGCGTGGTGGCCGCGCTTAAGCCGCACACCTGGCTCGACCGGCTGCTGATTACCACCTCCGTGCTCGGTATTTCGGTGCCTTCGTTCGTGGCTGCCATTCTGATTGCCATTACGTTCGGCTTCTACTGGAGCCGCTGGACTGGCCTCAACCTCACGGGACAGCTCTTTGAGACGGACGCCTTCACGGGGCGCCACCTGGTGCTGCGCAACCTGCTGCTGCCGGCCTTTGCGCTGGGCATCCGGCCGCTGGCTGTCATCACGCAGCTCACCCGCTCCAGCATGCTCGACGTGCTGGGGCAGGACTACATCCGTACGGCGCGGGCCAAGGGCCTGTCGGGCTACCGCACGGTGGTGGGCCACGCCCTTAAAAACGCGCTGAATCCGGTGGTTACGGCCGTGTCGGGCTGGCTGGCTTCGCTGATGGCGGGGGCCTTCTTCATCGAGTACATATTCAACTGGAAGGGTCTGGGCACCGTCACGCTCCGGGCCGTGGAAAACCTGGATTTTCCGGTGGTGATGGGCGCTACTATCTTCATTGCGGCGTTGTTTGTCGTGGTCAATATTGCCGTGGACATGTTGTACGCCGTGCTTGATCCGCGGGTGAAGCTGACTTCCTAG
- a CDS encoding DUF3891 family protein: MIVNHTPAGWQIIYQQAHALLAAQLLHQWPPFLAPDQWVGLLAAAAQHDDEQADWTGHYGLTPAGAPANFTMKEFSMEQATRLMNAARFQGRWRSLLTSLHLSKLYESLRGQKPEIDAFLDEQLASQQRWRRELKIKKAEAEQAYALLHWCDRLSLILCRRELPEMGRALEIYRGPDGHTHRVLRPTEDGPVQVQPWPFREPQVEVSVEASVLHQLQFTNDAELAAALREAPIETLRWELTKG, encoded by the coding sequence ATGATTGTCAACCATACGCCCGCCGGCTGGCAGATTATTTACCAGCAGGCCCACGCGCTGCTGGCGGCCCAGCTGCTGCACCAGTGGCCCCCGTTTCTGGCCCCCGACCAGTGGGTGGGCCTGCTGGCCGCCGCCGCCCAGCACGACGACGAGCAGGCCGACTGGACCGGGCACTACGGCCTCACGCCCGCCGGAGCCCCGGCCAACTTCACCATGAAGGAATTTTCAATGGAGCAGGCCACCCGCCTGATGAATGCCGCGCGGTTTCAGGGCCGCTGGCGCAGTTTGCTCACGAGCCTGCACCTGAGCAAGCTTTACGAGAGTCTGCGGGGCCAGAAGCCAGAAATCGACGCGTTTCTGGATGAGCAGCTGGCCAGTCAGCAGCGCTGGCGGCGGGAGCTGAAAATCAAAAAGGCCGAGGCTGAGCAGGCCTACGCCCTGCTGCACTGGTGCGACCGGCTCAGCCTGATTCTATGCCGCCGGGAGCTGCCTGAGATGGGCCGGGCCCTGGAAATATACCGCGGCCCCGACGGCCACACGCACCGGGTGCTGCGCCCCACCGAGGATGGCCCCGTGCAGGTACAGCCCTGGCCCTTCCGCGAGCCGCAGGTTGAGGTGAGCGTAGAAGCTTCCGTGCTACACCAGCTGCAGTTCACGAACGACGCCGAGCTAGCCGCCGCTTTGCGCGAAGCGCCCATCGAAACTCTGCGCTGGGAGCTGACGAAAGGCTAA
- a CDS encoding sterol desaturase family protein → MNQTAPAAPTPAVKPVPATPAQAVKPKHKGSAQLFQNPVLERLTHTHIAGPLSIFFGVAGVSLYYSLSRGLISGLSAFGLFLGGWLLFTLAEYLMHRYVYHLKADTPRKTKFQYTMHGVHHEYPKDKTRLAMPPILTVFVASLLFFIFRFTFGNAGFGILAGFVFGYALYLFVHYAIHVYSPPKNFLKVWWHHHAQHHYRQDEIAFGVSTTLWDHLIGTMPPEKKN, encoded by the coding sequence ATGAATCAGACTGCGCCCGCTGCTCCGACTCCTGCTGTGAAACCCGTTCCGGCCACCCCTGCTCAAGCCGTTAAGCCCAAGCACAAGGGCTCGGCACAGCTGTTCCAAAACCCGGTGTTGGAGCGCCTCACTCACACGCATATTGCCGGGCCGCTCAGTATTTTCTTTGGGGTGGCAGGGGTGAGCCTCTACTACAGCCTGAGCCGGGGCCTGATTTCGGGCTTATCGGCGTTTGGGTTGTTTCTGGGAGGCTGGCTGCTGTTCACGCTGGCCGAATACCTGATGCACCGCTACGTGTATCACCTCAAGGCCGATACGCCCCGCAAAACTAAGTTCCAATACACCATGCACGGCGTGCACCACGAGTACCCCAAAGACAAAACGCGCCTAGCTATGCCCCCCATCCTGACGGTGTTTGTGGCGTCGCTGTTGTTCTTCATCTTCCGGTTCACGTTCGGCAATGCCGGCTTCGGCATCTTGGCCGGCTTCGTGTTCGGCTACGCGCTGTACCTGTTTGTACACTACGCCATCCACGTGTACTCGCCGCCGAAGAACTTCCTGAAAGTGTGGTGGCACCACCACGCCCAGCACCACTATCGGCAGGACGAAATTGCTTTCGGCGTGAGCACTACGCTCTGGGACCACCTCATCGGCACGATGCCGCCAGAGAAGAAAAACTAG
- a CDS encoding DUF6503 family protein → MRFLLVAALAALPLAGSCQSAPDRTSPAAAQKPAKAPKGSYPAAQGFDAAGSDAKATQLADKVMLAMGGYPAWQQTRLLGWDFLDGSYQLWDKQTGDFRWQKDSTVAVYNLQSKQGKAFRNGRDISATPDGEKLLSRMYPIWVNNSWWLLMPFKLKDSGVTLTYKGAGKFMDGQPAEVLNMTFKNVGVTPDNKYEVLINPKTNLLEEWAYFPKATDAQPAFRRRWTGYQKYNGLMLATDRTDGKDGRGLGHISAFSNVPAGVMQNPKPIEKL, encoded by the coding sequence ATGCGTTTTCTTCTCGTAGCCGCGCTGGCGGCTCTGCCCCTGGCAGGCTCCTGCCAATCAGCTCCTGACCGCACCAGCCCGGCCGCCGCCCAGAAGCCCGCCAAAGCCCCGAAAGGCTCCTACCCGGCGGCCCAGGGCTTCGATGCAGCCGGCTCCGACGCCAAAGCCACGCAGCTGGCCGATAAGGTGATGCTGGCCATGGGCGGCTACCCGGCCTGGCAGCAGACCCGCCTGCTGGGCTGGGACTTCCTCGACGGCTCCTACCAGCTCTGGGACAAGCAGACCGGCGACTTCCGCTGGCAGAAGGACAGCACCGTGGCCGTGTATAATCTGCAAAGCAAGCAGGGCAAAGCCTTCCGCAACGGCCGCGACATTTCGGCCACGCCCGATGGCGAGAAGCTGCTCAGCCGCATGTACCCCATCTGGGTGAATAACTCGTGGTGGCTGCTGATGCCCTTCAAGCTCAAGGATTCGGGCGTGACGCTGACTTACAAGGGCGCGGGCAAGTTCATGGACGGGCAGCCAGCCGAGGTGCTCAACATGACCTTCAAGAACGTGGGCGTGACGCCCGACAACAAGTACGAAGTGCTTATCAACCCCAAAACCAACCTGCTGGAGGAGTGGGCCTACTTCCCCAAAGCCACCGACGCCCAGCCCGCCTTCCGCCGCCGCTGGACCGGCTACCAGAAATACAACGGCCTGATGCTGGCCACTGACCGCACCGATGGTAAAGATGGCCGCGGTCTGGGCCACATTTCGGCCTTCAGCAACGTGCCCGCCGGCGTCATGCAGAACCCCAAGCCGATAGAGAAGCTGTAA